A genomic window from Blattabacterium cuenoti includes:
- a CDS encoding MBL fold metallo-hydrolase, which yields MKIIFLGTGTSYGLPIIGSKHPVCLSKNPKDKRLRSSILIEKNKKVFLIDCSPDFRYQMLRCNYKKLDAIFVTHEHYDHIGGLDDIRPFYIKNKKPISIYGLRRVLENIKQRFYYFFSENKKSNILKLSIHELDQYKDFFFVEYFKIFPLSIWHGILPILGFRIENFAYITDASNIPIHTIQKLKNLDILVLNILRKKIQKSSILNESLKIVKKINPKKTYFTHISHLLGFHEEIQKKLPKNVDLAYDGLII from the coding sequence ATGAAAATTATTTTTTTAGGGACTGGGACTTCATATGGATTACCTATTATTGGATCCAAACATCCGGTATGTTTATCTAAAAATCCAAAAGATAAAAGACTTAGGAGTTCTATTTTAATAGAAAAAAATAAAAAAGTATTTTTAATAGATTGTAGTCCAGATTTTAGATATCAAATGTTAAGATGTAATTATAAAAAATTAGACGCTATTTTTGTTACACATGAACATTATGATCATATAGGAGGGTTAGATGATATACGACCTTTTTATATAAAAAATAAAAAACCTATTTCTATTTATGGATTACGTAGAGTATTAGAAAATATTAAACAAAGATTTTATTATTTTTTTTCAGAAAATAAAAAATCAAATATTTTAAAACTTTCTATACATGAATTAGATCAATATAAAGATTTTTTTTTTGTAGAATATTTTAAAATATTTCCTTTATCTATTTGGCATGGAATATTACCTATTTTAGGTTTTCGTATAGAAAATTTTGCTTATATCACAGATGCTAGTAATATTCCTATACATACTATACAAAAATTAAAAAATTTAGATATTTTAGTATTAAATATTTTAAGAAAAAAAATTCAAAAATCTTCTATTTTAAACGAATCATTAAAAATTGTAAAAAAAATTAATCCTAAAAAAACTTATTTTACACATATTAGTCATTTATTAGGTTTTCATGAAGAAATTCAAAAAAAATTACCTAAAAATGTTGATTTAGCTTATGACGGATTAATTATTTAA
- the recA gene encoding recombinase RecA: MNEKFEQKKRSLKIILDKMDKIYGKGTVMRMGDFHIENLEIISSGSLSLDIALGIKGFPKGRIIEIFGPESSGKTTLALHAITQSQKMGGFAGFIDAEHALDCIYAKKIGVNIQDLIISQPDNGEQALEIVDYLIRSGVIDMIVVDSVAALTPKSEIEGEMGDSKIGLQARLMSQALRKLTSSIGKSKSILIFINQLRERIGVYGNPEVTTGGNALKFYSSIRLDIRKGYQIKNGENILGNRTKVKVVKNKLSPPFKIAEFDIIYGEGISNIGEILDIGVNLGIIKKNGSWFSYGNIKLGQGRDSVKEFLKEKKNIINEIQKNIIKKYLQ, from the coding sequence ATGAATGAAAAATTTGAACAAAAAAAAAGATCCTTAAAAATAATTTTAGATAAAATGGATAAAATATATGGAAAAGGAACAGTAATGCGTATGGGCGATTTTCATATAGAAAATTTGGAAATTATTTCTTCTGGATCTTTAAGTTTAGATATTGCATTAGGAATAAAAGGATTTCCTAAAGGTCGTATTATAGAAATATTTGGTCCAGAATCTTCTGGAAAAACAACTTTAGCTTTACATGCTATTACTCAATCACAAAAAATGGGAGGTTTTGCTGGATTTATTGATGCAGAACATGCATTAGATTGTATTTACGCTAAAAAAATAGGTGTTAATATTCAAGATTTAATTATTTCGCAACCAGATAATGGTGAACAAGCACTAGAAATTGTAGATTATTTAATTAGATCTGGTGTAATTGATATGATTGTAGTAGATTCAGTAGCAGCTTTAACACCTAAAAGTGAAATAGAAGGAGAAATGGGGGATTCTAAAATTGGATTACAAGCAAGATTAATGTCTCAAGCTTTAAGAAAGTTAACTTCTAGCATAGGAAAATCTAAAAGTATTCTTATATTTATTAATCAATTACGGGAAAGAATTGGTGTTTATGGTAATCCAGAAGTTACTACTGGAGGGAATGCGTTAAAATTTTATTCTTCTATAAGATTAGATATAAGAAAAGGATATCAAATTAAAAATGGAGAAAATATATTAGGAAATAGAACAAAAGTAAAAGTAGTAAAAAATAAATTATCACCTCCTTTTAAAATAGCTGAATTTGATATTATATATGGAGAAGGTATTTCGAATATAGGAGAAATTCTTGATATTGGAGTAAATTTAGGAATTATTAAAAAAAATGGATCTTGGTTTAGTTATGGAAATATAAAATTAGGTCAAGGAAGAGATTCTGTAAAAGAATTTTTAAAAGAAAAAAAAAATATAATTAATGAAATACAAAAAAATATAATAAAAAAATACCTTCAATAG
- the ccsA gene encoding cytochrome c biogenesis protein CcsA translates to MRTLKNILFSTKITSFLFLIIALSMAIATFLEQKYSIDVAKIFIYESTWFELILLFLIINLIGNIWKYKLWNKKKIPLFIFHISFIFIFIGGIISRYYSFEGFMSIREGETNGKIISRKNYIKLKIHKGSFTKFYYDPYILSSFHKGYNGKFLFKKNIFKIKIIQFIPCAKIFIDKKIPSEKILKIVSNNKKGRIDYFIKNGEIIRINGIPFSLNKKISYGIQIFEKKNQLYVKSTFFVKSINMINKKITFLLKNKIIPLKIKNLYQLDINHKIIQWVVPHQIVKGKLQYIQSCDDPQQEENKKDAITVIISCENKAKVVTFLGGKNKTIMSDPILFNNHKISIGYGSIFKKIPFFLQLNKFKVEYYPGSNFPSFFISHVTLIDKLKKKNFLIYMNHILNYKGFKFFQSGYDPDGKGTHFTVNNDYLGTIFSYIGYFFMSIGMFFTLFWKGSRFSFLKKKLKNLSKIFIIFFLLLNSNFVFSHIHEFKNFKKSSLKEITDNILIPKKHGKNFERLLVQDNKGRIKPVHTLALELLRKIHKKNYIGNLNATQWLISIHQDNFFWTQVPFIKVDKKGGNHFLIKTHANKNYYVSLMDLYGLDTKTYQLKFLFKEDYEKAFFKNPIQRTQYDKAVIQLSEKVGIIYGIFQGKYLRIFPIPNDNNQTWSSWIKSDSNQLNPIGLSMFNNYLKSLFHANNEKNWNIADQEINKIQSFQLKYAKSILPSEKKISLEIIYNKLNIFYILPFLYLITGIIILIISFIKIFFKKKYIDWIYKGLILILFNLFIFEFLGLILRWYISEHAPWSNGYESSIFISWCIIGIGFLFYYNQFISGITALIASILLIIAHGDLMDPEITNLVPILKSHWLIIHVAVIIASYGFFFIGSFLGFLVLIFFILIHFCKKMIYKKRIKIHIHQLTIINEMSLIIGLFLLTIGTVLGSIWANSSWGRYWSWDPKETWALISIMIYAFVLHLRLIPNIKSIFFFNFFSLLAISSIIMTYFGVNYYLSGLHSYAKGDPFYIPNWIYYILLILGLITIISYFFHKKNIRYIDL, encoded by the coding sequence ATGCGAACATTAAAAAATATTCTTTTTTCTACAAAAATTACTTCTTTTTTATTCTTAATAATAGCATTATCCATGGCTATAGCTACATTTTTAGAACAAAAATATTCTATAGATGTTGCAAAAATTTTTATTTATGAATCTACATGGTTTGAATTAATATTATTATTTCTTATAATTAATTTAATAGGAAATATATGGAAATATAAATTATGGAATAAAAAAAAAATTCCTTTATTTATTTTTCATATATCATTTATTTTTATTTTTATTGGAGGAATAATATCTAGATATTATAGTTTTGAAGGTTTTATGTCTATCAGAGAAGGAGAAACTAATGGAAAAATTATTTCTAGAAAAAATTATATAAAGTTAAAAATTCATAAAGGCTCTTTTACTAAATTTTATTATGATCCATATATTTTATCTTCATTTCATAAAGGATATAATGGGAAATTTTTATTTAAAAAAAATATTTTTAAAATAAAAATTATTCAATTTATCCCTTGTGCAAAAATTTTTATTGATAAAAAAATTCCATCAGAAAAAATTTTAAAAATTGTTTCAAATAATAAAAAAGGAAGAATAGATTATTTTATTAAAAATGGAGAAATAATTAGAATTAATGGTATTCCATTTTCTCTGAATAAAAAAATTTCTTATGGAATACAAATTTTTGAAAAAAAAAATCAATTATATGTAAAATCTACATTTTTTGTAAAAAGTATTAATATGATTAATAAAAAAATAACTTTTTTATTAAAAAATAAAATAATTCCTTTAAAAATAAAAAATTTATATCAATTAGATATTAATCATAAAATTATACAATGGGTTGTACCTCATCAAATTGTAAAAGGAAAATTACAATATATTCAATCTTGTGATGATCCACAACAAGAAGAAAATAAAAAAGATGCTATTACGGTAATAATATCTTGTGAAAATAAAGCGAAAGTAGTTACTTTTTTAGGAGGAAAAAATAAAACTATAATGAGTGATCCTATATTGTTCAATAATCATAAAATATCTATTGGATATGGATCTATTTTTAAAAAAATTCCTTTTTTTTTACAATTAAATAAATTTAAAGTAGAATATTATCCAGGTTCTAATTTTCCATCTTTTTTTATTAGTCATGTCACATTGATTGATAAATTAAAAAAGAAAAATTTTTTGATTTATATGAATCATATTTTAAATTATAAAGGCTTTAAATTTTTTCAATCTGGATATGATCCAGATGGAAAAGGAACACATTTTACTGTAAATAATGATTATTTAGGTACTATTTTTTCATATATAGGTTATTTTTTTATGAGTATTGGAATGTTTTTCACTTTATTTTGGAAAGGAAGCAGATTTTCTTTTCTTAAAAAAAAATTAAAAAATTTATCTAAAATTTTTATAATATTTTTTTTATTATTGAATAGTAATTTTGTTTTTTCTCATATTCATGAATTTAAAAATTTTAAAAAAAGTTCTTTAAAAGAAATTACTGATAATATTCTTATACCTAAAAAACATGGAAAAAATTTTGAACGTTTATTAGTACAAGATAATAAAGGAAGAATAAAACCGGTACATACTCTTGCATTAGAATTACTTAGAAAAATACATAAAAAAAATTATATAGGAAACTTAAACGCTACTCAATGGTTAATTTCTATTCATCAAGATAATTTTTTTTGGACTCAAGTTCCTTTTATTAAAGTAGATAAAAAAGGAGGTAATCATTTTTTAATAAAAACTCATGCAAATAAAAATTATTATGTTTCTTTAATGGATTTATATGGATTAGATACAAAAACATATCAATTAAAATTTCTTTTTAAAGAAGATTATGAAAAAGCTTTTTTTAAAAATCCTATTCAAAGAACTCAATATGATAAAGCTGTTATTCAATTAAGTGAAAAAGTCGGCATAATTTATGGAATTTTTCAAGGAAAATATCTTCGAATTTTTCCTATTCCTAATGATAATAATCAGACATGGTCTAGTTGGATAAAATCAGATTCCAATCAATTGAATCCTATTGGATTATCTATGTTTAATAATTATTTAAAATCTTTATTTCATGCAAATAATGAAAAAAATTGGAACATAGCAGATCAAGAAATAAATAAAATACAATCATTTCAATTAAAATATGCTAAATCTATTTTACCTTCAGAAAAAAAAATATCTTTAGAAATTATTTATAATAAATTAAATATATTTTATATTTTACCTTTTCTTTATTTAATAACTGGAATAATTATTCTTATAATTTCTTTTATAAAAATATTTTTTAAAAAAAAATATATAGATTGGATCTATAAAGGTTTAATTTTAATTTTATTTAATTTATTTATTTTTGAATTTTTAGGTTTAATTTTAAGATGGTATATTTCTGAACATGCTCCATGGAGTAATGGATATGAATCTTCCATTTTTATTAGTTGGTGTATAATTGGAATAGGTTTTTTATTTTATTATAATCAATTTATTTCAGGAATAACAGCATTGATTGCTTCTATTTTATTAATAATAGCACATGGTGATTTAATGGATCCAGAAATTACTAATTTAGTCCCAATTTTAAAATCTCATTGGTTAATTATTCATGTTGCTGTAATTATAGCAAGTTATGGTTTTTTTTTTATAGGATCTTTTTTAGGTTTTTTAGTTTTAATATTTTTTATTTTAATTCATTTTTGTAAAAAAATGATTTATAAAAAAAGAATTAAAATTCATATTCATCAATTAACTATAATTAATGAAATGAGTTTAATTATTGGTCTATTTTTATTAACCATAGGAACTGTTTTAGGTTCTATATGGGCTAATAGTAGTTGGGGACGTTATTGGAGTTGGGATCCAAAAGAAACTTGGGCATTAATTAGTATAATGATTTATGCTTTTGTATTACATTTACGTTTAATTCCAAATATAAAAAGTATATTTTTTTTCAATTTTTTTAGCTTATTAGCAATAAGTTCTATTATTATGACTTATTTCGGTGTGAATTATTATCTTTCTGGGTTACATTCTTATGCTAAAGGAGACCCTTTTTATATACCTAATTGGATTTATTATATTTTATTAATTTTAGGATTAATTACAATAATATCGTATTTTTTTCATAAAAAAAATATTAGATATATTGATTTATAA